A single window of Halobacteriovorax sp. GB3 DNA harbors:
- a CDS encoding FliI/YscN family ATPase → MPTNNILDLEAIHKAYEYATPYQKIGKVRASKGMLYEINLARAVIGSNVEFVTEFGDSCLGEVVSIDGNRCLAMPYSEISGINSETKVYLKDLTTTIRISHEMIGRVIDFQGNPIDGKGPIENFVESRSIFGKPINPLERPPIREQLDTGVNAINCFMTAGKGQRMAIMAGSGVGKSVTLGMIAENSSADVNVIALIGERGREVLEFIESDLGPEGLKKSIVVVATSDTSPLIRMKAAYVATTLSEYFRDQNNDVLLMMDSITRFAMANREISLSAGDPPGQKGYTPSVFAQLPKLMERAGTKAGAGTITGIYTVLVEGGDMDEPIADAVRGISDGHIILSRDLASKNQFPAIDILQSLSRVMNKVVSSEHRVVAGHLRDLLASYKESEDLISVGAYARGSNPKVDKALSIYDELMDLMKQFQGMSEPMTMEELYDRMVDLARKAEQSIQPVG, encoded by the coding sequence ATGCCAACGAATAATATCCTCGATTTAGAAGCAATTCATAAAGCCTACGAATATGCGACTCCCTATCAAAAAATTGGAAAGGTGAGAGCATCGAAGGGAATGCTTTATGAAATTAATTTGGCAAGAGCCGTTATTGGTTCCAATGTTGAATTTGTAACAGAGTTTGGTGACTCTTGTTTAGGAGAAGTTGTTTCTATTGATGGTAACCGTTGTTTGGCGATGCCGTATTCTGAAATTTCTGGAATAAATTCTGAAACAAAAGTTTATTTAAAAGATTTAACAACAACGATAAGAATTTCTCATGAGATGATTGGTCGTGTTATTGATTTCCAAGGTAATCCTATCGATGGTAAAGGGCCAATAGAAAACTTTGTCGAAAGTAGAAGTATTTTTGGAAAACCGATTAATCCTCTGGAACGACCTCCAATTCGCGAACAACTCGACACTGGAGTAAATGCAATCAATTGTTTTATGACTGCAGGAAAAGGTCAGAGAATGGCGATTATGGCCGGGTCTGGTGTAGGTAAGTCTGTTACCTTAGGAATGATTGCAGAAAATTCTTCGGCCGATGTTAACGTTATCGCCCTCATCGGAGAGCGTGGTCGTGAGGTTCTTGAATTTATTGAATCAGACTTAGGTCCAGAAGGACTTAAAAAGTCGATTGTTGTTGTGGCAACTTCTGATACATCTCCTTTGATTCGTATGAAAGCTGCTTATGTCGCAACGACATTATCAGAATATTTTCGTGATCAAAATAATGATGTTCTTCTTATGATGGATTCAATCACACGTTTTGCTATGGCAAATCGTGAAATTAGTTTAAGTGCCGGAGATCCTCCAGGACAAAAAGGTTATACGCCATCTGTTTTTGCTCAATTACCAAAACTGATGGAAAGAGCTGGAACAAAAGCTGGAGCAGGAACAATTACTGGAATCTATACTGTCCTTGTTGAAGGGGGAGATATGGATGAACCTATTGCTGACGCGGTTCGAGGGATTTCTGATGGTCACATCATTCTCTCTCGTGATCTCGCATCAAAGAACCAATTTCCTGCCATCGATATTCTTCAATCTCTTTCAAGGGTTATGAATAAAGTTGTTTCAAGTGAGCATCGAGTTGTTGCCGGTCACTTAAGAGACCTTCTAGCTTCATACAAAGAAAGTGAAGATCTCATTAGTGTAGGAGCTTATGCTAGAGGATCGAATCCTAAAGTAGATAAGGCCTTATCTATTTATGATGAACTTATGGATCTTATGAAGCAATTTCAAGGAATGAGTGAACCAATGACGATGGAAGAACTTTATGATCGTATGGTTGATTTAGCGAGAAAAGCTGAGCAAAGTATACAACCAGTAGGATAA
- a CDS encoding MotE family protein, whose product MKKIICLLALSLCLQTMANENKDSDKLSFTKEEFKKAVMDELSKKMKQTGRGNMIDFSKSLIKKEEELKEKELAISKREEQLKLNEKQFVSRVEAFKQEQSKFIACLDEVDKKANDRIAHMVSIVSGMRPQKAADLLSEQEAEISVKIISELDGAKSAKIFNLMDKEISARLQKLYLKMKK is encoded by the coding sequence ATGAAAAAAATAATTTGTCTCCTCGCCTTAAGTTTATGCTTACAGACGATGGCCAATGAAAATAAAGATTCAGACAAGCTTTCTTTTACTAAAGAAGAATTTAAAAAAGCTGTCATGGATGAGTTAAGTAAGAAGATGAAGCAAACTGGTCGTGGTAACATGATTGATTTTTCGAAAAGTCTTATAAAAAAAGAAGAGGAACTCAAAGAAAAAGAACTTGCGATCTCTAAGAGAGAGGAGCAGTTAAAACTTAATGAAAAGCAGTTTGTCTCTCGTGTAGAAGCTTTCAAGCAAGAACAATCGAAGTTCATTGCCTGCCTTGATGAAGTTGATAAGAAGGCCAATGATCGCATTGCTCATATGGTAAGTATTGTCTCTGGAATGAGACCACAAAAAGCCGCAGATCTACTATCTGAACAGGAAGCTGAAATTTCTGTAAAAATAATTAGTGAATTAGATGGAGCTAAGAGCGCGAAAATATTCAATTTAATGGATAAGGAAATATCTGCCCGGCTTCAAAAATTATACCTAAAGATGAAAAAATAA
- a CDS encoding flagellar hook assembly protein FlgD, producing MPSIGKPNQGKNDFANIQMAQKRVGTGGAKKSVGDSLNQLAGVAQESQFVEREKHNKMGKDGFLKLLSHQMQNQDPMKPMDQKQFAADLAQFSQLEQMTNMNAKLDGMKQNAPQELKFYGASFLGKEVITSGTTLNYNGSDRSVDVPFFLEKPAKHVMVNIYDSKRQLVKQLEVEGLGKGQQSMTWGGDQLDGTRAVKDAYTFQVMAWDEQMNEFKGETKGVGVVKGVDFENGETVLTLDGGKKVFLKDVDSFKLPEQAKNFGEQKNPALQKNAAKAYNGMEQQL from the coding sequence ATGCCATCAATTGGAAAACCTAATCAAGGTAAAAACGACTTCGCAAATATCCAAATGGCCCAAAAAAGAGTTGGGACAGGTGGAGCAAAGAAATCTGTTGGAGATAGCCTAAACCAATTGGCCGGTGTTGCACAAGAGAGCCAATTTGTTGAACGTGAAAAACACAACAAAATGGGAAAAGATGGATTCTTAAAACTTCTTTCTCACCAAATGCAAAATCAAGACCCAATGAAGCCAATGGATCAAAAGCAATTTGCAGCTGATCTAGCTCAATTTTCTCAATTAGAACAAATGACAAATATGAATGCTAAGCTTGATGGTATGAAACAGAATGCTCCACAAGAGTTGAAGTTTTATGGTGCAAGTTTCTTAGGAAAAGAAGTCATTACATCTGGAACAACTCTTAATTACAATGGTTCTGATCGTTCTGTTGATGTTCCATTCTTTTTAGAAAAACCAGCAAAGCACGTTATGGTTAATATTTATGATAGTAAACGTCAGCTCGTAAAGCAGCTTGAGGTTGAAGGTCTAGGAAAAGGTCAACAGTCTATGACATGGGGTGGAGATCAACTAGATGGTACACGTGCAGTAAAAGATGCTTACACATTTCAAGTTATGGCCTGGGATGAACAAATGAATGAGTTCAAAGGTGAGACGAAAGGTGTTGGTGTTGTTAAAGGTGTTGACTTTGAAAATGGTGAAACTGTTCTAACCCTTGATGGTGGAAAAAAAGTTTTCCTAAAAGACGTTGATAGTTTTAAACTACCTGAGCAGGCAAAAAATTTCGGTGAGCAAAAAAATCCTGCATTGCAAAAAAACGCAGCTAAAGCCTATAATGGTATGGAGCAACAACTCTAG
- a CDS encoding TIGR02530 family flagellar biosynthesis protein yields the protein MTNNKINNILIPNVSKTSNHKNVNLKEKLDGKVDKSEFKNLLNEQLEVPRKEHGISLSTHAAKRLQERNLQMDSEEFFKLKGAIDKLKTKGGRDSLVITDKAAYIVDVGSNKVVTAIDKDNMLENVFTKIDSTVIV from the coding sequence ATGACGAATAACAAGATTAACAACATTCTTATTCCTAACGTTTCGAAAACTTCGAATCATAAGAACGTTAATCTTAAAGAAAAACTCGATGGTAAAGTAGATAAGAGTGAATTTAAAAATCTACTTAATGAACAACTAGAAGTTCCAAGAAAAGAACATGGTATTTCTCTTTCAACTCATGCAGCTAAGAGATTGCAAGAGAGAAATCTTCAAATGGATAGTGAAGAATTTTTCAAATTGAAAGGTGCCATTGATAAATTGAAAACGAAGGGTGGGAGAGACTCTCTCGTTATCACTGATAAAGCAGCCTACATAGTAGATGTAGGAAGTAATAAAGTTGTAACAGCTATTGATAAAGACAATATGCTGGAAAATGTTTTTACAAAAATTGATTCTACAGTGATTGTGTAG
- a CDS encoding flagellar hook protein FlgE, which produces MGILRSFNISVSGLNAVGQGMGVIGDNIANSGTTGFKASRAEFQDVLAKSLKGIDGGDQFGAGVKLAHIKPMMTQGDVARTDSITDLAINGDGLFRVEAPFGPGFTRDGSMHFNKEGELVNSDGYRVLGFQVNGAGDITNKLGPIKLGNTTIPAEATKEVKVNMNLDSRAEIKQFDINDPDNTSNFSNSITVYDNVGTARLVSVYYNKQADNTWTYRALVDGSDASGGEDGKFTEMASGTLSFNAKGQLQEEVEGSNSFNFNKGAAQDQKIKFDFGVSITEGGDGLDASTQYGSESAVARHTQDGSSAATLGSLSFNDNGVLTAVYDNGVARDISQIAVAKFENNEALFKVGKNLFKESRQSGQAAMGKPGEGGRGEVLSKSIELSNVDIANEFVNLMTASRNFQANAKTLTTADQMLQEVLNIKR; this is translated from the coding sequence ATGGGAATCTTACGCTCATTCAACATTAGTGTATCTGGTTTAAATGCTGTTGGTCAGGGTATGGGTGTTATCGGTGATAACATTGCTAACTCGGGAACAACTGGTTTCAAGGCATCACGTGCAGAATTTCAAGATGTTTTAGCAAAATCCCTCAAAGGAATTGATGGTGGTGATCAATTTGGTGCAGGTGTTAAGCTAGCACACATCAAGCCGATGATGACTCAAGGTGATGTTGCGAGAACTGACTCGATTACTGACCTTGCAATCAATGGTGATGGACTTTTTAGAGTCGAAGCTCCATTTGGTCCAGGTTTCACAAGAGACGGTTCAATGCACTTTAACAAAGAAGGTGAACTTGTTAACTCTGACGGTTATAGAGTTCTAGGTTTCCAAGTTAATGGAGCAGGTGATATCACAAATAAGCTTGGTCCAATCAAACTAGGAAATACAACAATTCCTGCTGAAGCAACGAAAGAAGTTAAGGTTAATATGAACCTTGATTCAAGAGCTGAAATTAAGCAATTTGATATTAATGACCCTGATAATACTTCTAACTTTTCTAACTCAATCACAGTTTATGACAACGTAGGTACAGCAAGACTTGTTTCTGTTTATTATAACAAGCAAGCAGACAATACTTGGACTTATCGTGCGCTTGTTGATGGATCTGATGCAAGTGGTGGAGAAGATGGTAAGTTTACTGAAATGGCATCAGGAACTCTAAGTTTCAATGCTAAAGGACAGTTACAAGAAGAAGTAGAAGGAAGTAACTCATTCAACTTCAACAAAGGTGCGGCTCAAGATCAAAAGATCAAATTTGATTTTGGTGTATCGATTACTGAAGGCGGAGATGGGCTTGATGCTTCTACTCAATATGGTTCTGAATCAGCTGTTGCAAGACATACACAAGATGGTTCAAGTGCTGCAACTCTAGGATCACTATCATTCAATGATAATGGAGTTCTAACAGCAGTTTACGATAATGGTGTTGCTAGAGATATTTCTCAAATTGCAGTAGCTAAATTTGAAAATAACGAAGCTCTTTTTAAAGTTGGTAAGAACCTTTTCAAAGAATCTCGTCAATCAGGTCAAGCGGCCATGGGAAAACCAGGTGAAGGTGGACGTGGAGAAGTTCTTTCTAAATCAATTGAACTTTCAAACGTTGATATTGCCAACGAATTCGTTAATCTTATGACGGCTTCAAGAAACTTCCAGGCAAACGCGAAGACGCTAACAACAGCAGATCAGATGTTACAAGAAGTGCTTAACATCAAGAGATAA
- a CDS encoding TRL domain-containing protein: protein MTYLKLIILSLLLSSCALYNPVQVTSNKLGNVRTKACTDYVLGFHAGGDNLISSAAKNAQIETISTVDTSIEGFFPFSFKRCVYITGQSSKDFQAFTELSPVQDKESVVKPIKTQSPSPKDTKQTYRQKVIKAHEYCKPYNGSEYDQCIDEFVGQ, encoded by the coding sequence ATGACATATTTAAAATTGATAATACTTTCACTATTACTTTCAAGTTGTGCCCTCTACAATCCTGTTCAAGTTACTTCTAATAAGCTTGGTAATGTGAGAACAAAGGCCTGTACGGATTATGTATTGGGCTTCCATGCTGGTGGTGATAACTTAATTTCTAGTGCTGCTAAAAACGCTCAGATTGAAACAATTTCAACTGTTGATACATCCATTGAGGGCTTCTTCCCTTTCTCATTTAAAAGATGTGTTTATATCACTGGCCAATCAAGTAAAGACTTTCAGGCCTTTACTGAACTAAGCCCAGTACAAGATAAAGAATCTGTAGTTAAACCAATCAAAACACAGTCACCTTCTCCAAAAGATACGAAACAAACGTATCGTCAGAAAGTTATTAAGGCCCATGAATACTGTAAGCCTTACAATGGTTCTGAATATGATCAATGTATTGATGAATTTGTAGGACAATAA
- a CDS encoding ferredoxin: MADKSAKWEQNVTGRYYVDDQCIACDACVMEAPNFFEMNDEDGHAYVKAQPTTPDEEEECQSALEACPVEAIGTDGE, from the coding sequence ATGGCCGATAAAAGTGCAAAATGGGAACAAAACGTTACGGGAAGATATTATGTTGATGATCAATGTATTGCCTGTGATGCTTGTGTCATGGAAGCACCAAACTTTTTCGAAATGAACGATGAAGATGGTCATGCCTATGTTAAGGCTCAACCGACGACACCAGATGAAGAAGAAGAGTGTCAATCGGCATTGGAAGCTTGCCCAGTTGAGGCCATTGGCACCGACGGCGAATAA
- a CDS encoding peptidylprolyl isomerase has translation MSNSFQKKTSSFLVNVIIGLIVIAFVVSGLYSFNGGAPDSIATVGDYSVKLSEYENEVQRQTQFMSNFMNGGKPLTSSQMKQFGVRKNALNNLINSKVMITFADEVGATASKTEIKKQIKDMPYFKTNEQFDVNKYKQLLAYNRITPEDFENDTANQIKLQKVQNLMAQIPVSDTYKKEVATIKSTAVKATIVNINKEDLKKQIKISNNEINEFLKDETNMKRVENLFKERKGALDQKEQVLASHILIDTKDGEDKALKKIQDIAKKTNAKNFKSMAAKFSTEPGAKDRKGSLGWFGRGRMVPEFEKAAFSMKKGEISSPIKTNFGYHLILVEGKKAAVEAKLDNHKMALAKELIQKSKDIKELLATVKSSVESALESGNKKTLDKVVSQYDLALSANVEVNQLDSNRTVSQLSDDEIMALFSQGAINKIYTFDSASKVTLVKSEKMNEKEITKNKDEGSLERILTRVLQQNIVKEQKEKVSVKINGNISFQ, from the coding sequence ATGTCGAACTCTTTCCAAAAGAAAACTTCGAGTTTTTTAGTGAATGTGATCATCGGATTGATCGTTATTGCTTTCGTCGTCTCAGGACTTTACTCTTTCAACGGTGGCGCTCCAGATTCAATCGCTACAGTTGGGGACTATTCGGTTAAATTGAGCGAGTACGAAAACGAAGTTCAAAGACAAACGCAATTTATGAGTAACTTTATGAATGGAGGAAAGCCTCTTACAAGTTCTCAAATGAAGCAGTTTGGTGTGAGAAAAAATGCACTAAATAACCTCATCAACTCTAAAGTGATGATTACATTTGCTGATGAAGTTGGCGCAACAGCGAGTAAAACAGAAATCAAAAAGCAAATTAAGGATATGCCTTACTTTAAAACAAACGAGCAATTCGATGTTAACAAGTATAAGCAACTCCTCGCTTACAATAGAATTACTCCTGAAGACTTTGAAAATGATACAGCTAACCAAATTAAGCTACAGAAAGTTCAAAACCTCATGGCACAAATTCCAGTTTCAGATACTTACAAGAAAGAAGTAGCGACAATCAAGTCGACAGCTGTTAAGGCCACTATTGTAAATATTAATAAGGAAGATCTAAAGAAGCAGATCAAGATTTCAAACAATGAAATCAACGAATTCCTTAAAGACGAAACAAATATGAAAAGAGTTGAGAATCTTTTTAAAGAGAGAAAGGGAGCACTTGATCAAAAAGAACAAGTTCTTGCTAGCCACATCCTTATCGATACTAAAGACGGTGAAGACAAGGCCCTTAAGAAAATTCAAGACATCGCTAAAAAGACAAATGCAAAGAACTTTAAATCTATGGCAGCAAAATTCTCTACAGAACCAGGGGCTAAAGATAGAAAAGGAAGCTTAGGTTGGTTTGGACGTGGAAGAATGGTTCCCGAGTTTGAAAAAGCTGCTTTCTCAATGAAAAAAGGTGAAATTTCATCTCCAATCAAAACGAACTTTGGTTATCACCTTATTCTAGTTGAAGGAAAGAAAGCTGCCGTTGAAGCAAAGCTGGACAACCACAAGATGGCACTAGCAAAAGAACTTATTCAAAAGTCTAAAGACATTAAAGAGCTTCTTGCTACAGTTAAAAGTTCAGTTGAATCGGCCCTAGAGTCAGGAAATAAGAAGACACTTGATAAAGTTGTTTCACAATATGATCTTGCACTAAGTGCAAATGTTGAAGTTAACCAACTTGATTCTAACCGCACTGTTTCTCAACTTTCAGATGACGAAATCATGGCCCTCTTTTCACAAGGTGCCATCAATAAAATTTACACTTTTGACTCGGCGTCCAAAGTGACACTTGTCAAATCTGAGAAAATGAATGAAAAAGAGATCACTAAAAATAAAGATGAAGGATCTCTAGAGAGAATCCTTACGAGAGTTCTTCAACAAAATATTGTTAAAGAGCAAAAAGAAAAAGTTTCTGTAAAAATTAACGGAAATATTTCTTTTCAATAA
- the mreC gene encoding rod shape-determining protein MreC codes for MNFLEGESAKLKITLNLFILSFALYGVSKRDVSKMETTAFENVMIETFAPMQQSVRFIQERTTSFVDNYFLNVNASKENVQLKKKVNDLEDDIFKLEQIHLENIRLKELLDFGEEIKKRKVLAQVVAWNANSDFRVLRINKGIKDGIKLQSTVVTSDGLVGYIYRITNHFADILTILDSNNRVDGLIERTRSHGIIEGDSNSKTMMKYIATTDPVILGDLVLTSGLGNIYPKGIRVGSVTKIERESHGIEQSIEVTPAVDFSRLEEVVILVQEGDETRKLEWEALDEPEQSRKN; via the coding sequence TTGAATTTTTTGGAAGGTGAGAGCGCTAAGCTTAAAATCACATTGAATTTATTTATTTTGTCCTTTGCGTTGTATGGTGTGTCAAAAAGAGACGTTTCTAAGATGGAAACGACAGCATTTGAAAATGTCATGATCGAGACGTTTGCCCCGATGCAGCAAAGTGTTCGTTTTATTCAAGAGAGAACAACATCATTTGTTGATAATTACTTTCTTAATGTGAACGCGAGTAAAGAAAATGTTCAATTAAAAAAGAAAGTGAATGATTTAGAAGACGATATTTTTAAGTTGGAACAAATTCACTTAGAAAATATTCGACTTAAAGAACTTTTAGATTTTGGTGAAGAAATTAAGAAGAGAAAAGTTCTTGCTCAAGTTGTCGCGTGGAATGCCAATTCTGATTTTCGTGTTTTAAGAATTAATAAAGGAATTAAGGACGGGATTAAACTTCAATCTACCGTTGTTACTTCTGATGGTCTTGTTGGGTATATTTACCGTATTACGAATCACTTTGCCGATATTCTAACGATCTTGGACTCAAACAATCGAGTAGATGGACTTATTGAGAGAACAAGATCTCACGGAATCATTGAAGGAGATTCAAATTCAAAAACAATGATGAAATATATTGCGACGACAGATCCTGTTATTTTGGGGGATCTCGTTTTAACCTCTGGTCTTGGGAATATTTATCCAAAAGGTATTCGAGTTGGAAGTGTTACTAAGATTGAAAGAGAGAGTCATGGAATCGAGCAATCGATTGAAGTTACTCCGGCAGTTGATTTCTCGCGACTAGAAGAGGTTGTTATTCTTGTTCAAGAAGGTGATGAGACGAGAAAACTAGAGTGGGAAGCTCTTGATGAGCCAGAACAATCAAGGAAAAATTAA
- the mrdA gene encoding penicillin-binding protein 2, giving the protein MFGEDDIVKSHKTRADVIYNLILLCFLIIVARLWYLQIYQGDLLYKYSVQNRLRKEVVKAPRGLIYSRNNQNMVNNVLRFDAVIIPQYLTRKKETIERVAKILSMSTDDIKKVLKKNRGQARYRPVVIKKNVSQREVAVIETENSSLPGVRIETFISREYRDKEVGGHLLGYISEISQQQLPKYKKRDGIDYNLGDFIGQSGVEERYDQTLRGEDGYQFMEVDARGRMKRVIRSNNLFAGIENKEALPGDNIRLTIDRDMQLQAYKSLEGKVGSVVAIDVETGEVLTMVSRPSFDPSRFSRGITTEYWNSLRNDERRPLRDRTIQEHYMPGSTFKPFVAIAALEEGIFKPEQKINCKPTFKLGRRTFHDWKRSGHGMTDVVKSLKRSVDVYYYKIGTLLDIDVLADYAKSFGLGSKTGVNLPRETSGLIPTKEWKKKRFGEEWQLGETVSCSIGQSYVLTTPIQLAVAYAAIANGGRVYKPKIIKEVFSNNGRVLQKVKPELVGTAKISKETLKWIKQGLNAVVNEREGTAWWHRGRGIRMAGKTGTAQVRSMSSKELFSRCKDMPMHDRHHGVFAGFAPYENPKIAVAVVVEHGCSGSSSAAPVMKDVATVYMKKYQKELYEKYAAEDKQAYLAWLKEWREKRAKAEDAKKQEENEDEDE; this is encoded by the coding sequence ATGTTTGGTGAAGATGATATTGTAAAAAGTCACAAAACGAGAGCAGATGTTATTTATAACCTCATCCTTTTGTGCTTTTTAATTATTGTTGCAAGACTTTGGTATCTACAAATTTATCAAGGTGATCTCCTTTATAAGTACTCCGTCCAAAACAGACTGAGAAAAGAAGTTGTTAAAGCTCCTCGTGGACTTATTTACAGCCGTAATAACCAGAATATGGTAAATAATGTTCTTCGATTTGATGCCGTAATTATTCCTCAGTATTTAACAAGAAAAAAAGAAACGATCGAAAGAGTTGCAAAAATTCTTTCAATGAGTACTGATGATATTAAAAAAGTTCTAAAGAAAAATAGAGGGCAAGCTCGTTATCGTCCTGTCGTCATTAAGAAAAACGTTTCTCAAAGAGAAGTAGCCGTTATTGAAACTGAAAACTCTTCACTTCCTGGTGTTCGTATTGAAACATTTATTTCGCGTGAATATCGAGACAAAGAAGTTGGTGGGCACCTTTTAGGATACATCTCAGAAATTTCTCAACAGCAACTTCCAAAGTATAAAAAAAGAGATGGGATCGATTACAATCTCGGAGACTTCATTGGTCAGTCTGGAGTTGAAGAGCGATATGACCAAACTCTTCGTGGGGAAGATGGTTATCAATTTATGGAAGTCGATGCTAGAGGTCGAATGAAGCGAGTTATTCGTTCGAACAACCTCTTTGCAGGAATTGAGAATAAAGAAGCACTACCAGGTGATAATATTCGTCTCACAATTGATAGAGACATGCAGCTTCAGGCCTATAAGTCCCTAGAGGGAAAAGTTGGTTCTGTCGTTGCTATTGATGTTGAAACAGGTGAAGTCTTAACGATGGTTTCTCGTCCCTCATTTGATCCAAGTCGCTTCAGTCGCGGAATTACAACTGAATATTGGAATTCTCTTCGTAACGATGAAAGACGCCCTTTAAGAGATAGAACAATCCAAGAACATTATATGCCTGGTTCTACCTTTAAGCCTTTTGTTGCGATTGCAGCTCTAGAAGAAGGTATTTTTAAACCAGAGCAGAAGATTAATTGTAAACCGACATTTAAACTTGGACGACGAACATTCCACGACTGGAAAAGAAGTGGTCACGGAATGACGGATGTTGTGAAATCACTAAAGAGATCTGTTGATGTTTACTATTATAAAATTGGAACACTTCTCGATATTGATGTTCTTGCTGACTATGCAAAAAGCTTCGGACTGGGCTCTAAAACAGGTGTGAATCTGCCTCGTGAAACTTCGGGTCTCATTCCTACAAAAGAGTGGAAAAAGAAAAGATTTGGAGAAGAGTGGCAACTTGGTGAAACAGTTTCATGTAGTATTGGTCAGTCTTATGTTTTAACAACTCCAATTCAGCTTGCTGTTGCTTATGCGGCCATTGCAAATGGTGGACGAGTTTATAAGCCAAAAATAATTAAAGAAGTTTTCTCTAATAATGGGAGAGTTTTACAAAAGGTAAAACCTGAACTTGTTGGAACGGCTAAAATTTCAAAAGAAACATTAAAGTGGATTAAGCAGGGGCTTAATGCTGTTGTCAATGAGAGAGAGGGAACCGCTTGGTGGCATCGTGGACGTGGGATTCGCATGGCCGGGAAAACGGGAACTGCACAAGTTAGAAGTATGAGCTCAAAGGAACTTTTTTCTCGCTGTAAAGACATGCCAATGCACGATCGACATCATGGTGTCTTTGCTGGCTTTGCGCCTTATGAAAATCCTAAAATTGCTGTTGCCGTTGTCGTTGAGCATGGATGTAGTGGATCGAGCTCTGCAGCTCCTGTTATGAAAGATGTTGCGACAGTTTATATGAAGAAATATCAGAAAGAACTTTATGAAAAATATGCTGCTGAAGATAAGCAGGCCTATCTCGCTTGGTTAAAAGAGTGGAGAGAGAAGCGCGCGAAAGCGGAAGATGCTAAAAAGCAAGAAGAGAACGAAGATGAAGATGAATAG
- the rodA gene encoding rod shape-determining protein RodA has translation MKMNSDSGLIQALKRYDFTFFGICFAIFLVGVVNLYSATHASQSAHMANLYKTQIGWYAMSLIVGLIVSFIQPKTYFRYSWLIYGLNVFLLVLVLFLGHKGMGARRWILLGPIRLQPSELMKLSVILLLGRWFTKYHPEKESGIKELIPPFILAFVPALLIILEPDLGTGLLVILIFFSIAFFRKLKWKSILIIGLIGILSGGVMYKFGLKEYQRKRILTFINPGADAKGSGYNAIQSKIAIGSGKFLGKGFRKSSQASLNYLPENHTDFVFSIFNEEHGFFGSLFLISLYLILFYRFIWLATSVTKVYDAIVVVGIMSIFFWHTFINMGMVTGLMPIVGLPLPLMSYGGSSLMTFGVCCGVATSISNSRNLF, from the coding sequence ATGAAGATGAATAGTGATTCTGGTCTTATTCAGGCCTTAAAGAGATATGATTTTACTTTTTTTGGAATTTGTTTCGCCATTTTTCTTGTTGGAGTTGTGAATCTTTATTCTGCGACTCATGCTTCTCAATCAGCTCACATGGCCAATCTTTATAAAACACAAATTGGTTGGTATGCGATGTCACTCATTGTGGGACTGATCGTGAGCTTTATTCAACCAAAGACATATTTTCGATACTCTTGGCTTATTTATGGTCTCAATGTTTTTTTGCTCGTTTTAGTTCTCTTTCTTGGACATAAGGGAATGGGGGCGAGGAGATGGATTCTTCTTGGGCCTATTCGATTGCAACCATCAGAGCTAATGAAATTAAGTGTTATTCTCTTATTGGGAAGGTGGTTTACAAAGTATCACCCTGAAAAAGAATCGGGGATTAAGGAGCTTATTCCTCCTTTTATTCTCGCCTTTGTTCCAGCGCTTTTGATTATCCTTGAGCCTGATCTTGGAACCGGTCTTCTCGTTATATTGATCTTTTTTTCAATCGCCTTTTTTAGAAAGTTAAAGTGGAAGTCGATTCTTATTATTGGCCTGATAGGAATTCTCTCAGGTGGAGTCATGTATAAATTCGGACTCAAAGAATATCAGAGAAAGAGAATCCTCACATTTATAAACCCTGGTGCAGATGCGAAAGGTTCTGGATACAATGCCATTCAGTCAAAGATTGCCATTGGTTCTGGTAAATTTCTTGGAAAGGGTTTTCGAAAGTCCTCTCAAGCTTCACTCAATTATCTTCCGGAAAACCATACGGACTTTGTTTTCTCAATTTTTAATGAGGAACACGGTTTCTTTGGTTCACTCTTTTTAATTAGTTTGTATTTAATTTTGTTCTATCGATTTATATGGTTAGCAACCTCGGTGACCAAGGTCTACGATGCCATTGTCGTCGTAGGAATCATGTCGATTTTCTTTTGGCACACTTTCATTAATATGGGGATGGTTACAGGCTTAATGCCAATTGTTGGTCTTCCTTTGCCTTTGATGTCCTATGGAGGCTCCTCTCTAATGACCTTTGGGGTTTGTTGTGGTGTGGCCACATCGATAAGCAATTCTAGAAATCTCTTCTAA